In Helicobacter anatolicus, the sequence ATTGGTGATGCAAAGTCTATTGAAGGGGGAACTTTGGTGCTTACTCCTTTAAGTGCGGTAGATGGGAATATTTATGCAGTTGCACAGGGTAATGTGACTTTAGGAAGTTCAGAAAATATGTTAAGTGGTGTGATTAGTAATGGTGCTACAGTGGAAAAGGAAGTAGTTTTTGATCTTTATAATAAAAATGGTTTAACCTTGAGTTTAAAGCAAACAAATTTTCAAAATGCTATCAAGGTACAAAATATCTTAAATAAAACTTTTGGCGAGGGGTTAGCAAAGGCAATTGATCCTAGAACTATTAAAGTTTTAAAGCCAGGAGGAATGTCAATTATTGAATTTTTAGCATTGGTGCAAGAAATTAATATTGATTATACAAATCGTGAAAAAATTATCATCGATGAAAAATCTGGAACAATTGTTGCAGGAGTGGATATTATTGTACATCCAGTGGTGGTAAGTAGTGGTGATTTGACAATTAAAGTAACAAAAGAATATTTAGATGAAAAAGATTCTCAAAAAATTGACAATGACACATTGTTGAATCCAAATTATAATTTGATTAGTGCAAATGGAAAACCTACAACGATTTCAAGCGTGGTGCGCGCATTGCAAAAAATGGGAGTAAAACCAAAAACGATGATTTCAATCTTAGGTGCAATGAAACAAAGTGGTGCAATTAGTGCAGAAATTGAGGTGCTTTAATGCGTGTTGATGTGTCTTCTAGTTTGATGGCAAGTGTGGTAAATAAAAATCTAAAACCAAATCTGAATGCAAGTGATGAAAAATTAAAAGAACAAACAGATGCTTTTGAATCTTTGATTTTAAAAACCTTGCTAGATACCGCTTTAAAACTTGAAAATCCGCTTTATCCAAAAGAAGCAGGCAATGAGATTTATCAAAGTATGTATAAAGATACTTTGGCTAATAATTTAAGTGGAAGTTTTGGCTATAGTCAATTGCTTTTTGATTTCTTGAAAGAACAGCAGGCGGGAAAAAGATGAAGCAAAAAATTGGCGAGGAAGAAAGTGTCATTAGTAATGAATTATTAAATAGTTTTGATGCAAAAGATAAGCAAGAACTTTTGGATTTACTTAATGAATTTATTTTACAAAGTTATAGAATAGAAAAAGAGTTTAAAGATTACAAGTCTTTGTATGAAGGGGTTATTGAGATTATGCCCCAAGCAATTTGGGTGTTTAATGATAATGGCAGTATTTTTTATCGTAATACACAAGCTAAACAACTTCAAGAGATTTTGGCAAATCTTTCAGATTTTCCTCAAGAAATTGATTATAAAAAAAAGACTTATTTGGTACAAGGTAATGTGTTAGAAAATAAGCAAATTATTACAGCCACAGACATTACTGTGCAAAAGCGTCAAGAAAGATTGGCAGCTATGGGACAGATTTCTGCGCATCTAGCCCATGAAATACGAAATCCTATTGGATCAATTTCTCTGCTTGCCGCGACACTTTTAAAAAAGGTGGATACTGCTACAAAACCTATTATTTTTGAATTACAAAAATCGCTTTATCGTGTAGAGCGGCAAATCAAGGCTACTTTACTATTTTCCAGAGGTTTAAATATTACACGGGAGAATTATTATTTAATGGATTTGCAACAAGAGCTTATGATGATTGTTGATCAATATACTTACACCAAAGAAATTTTTGTGCGTTATGATTTTATAGATTCTATGGTGAATTTTGATTTTGATTTGATGGGCATTGTTTTGCAAAATTTTATTTATAACGCTATTGATGCAATTGAGGATGGGGATTGTGAAAGTGGGAAGATAAAAATTTGGACAGAAAAAAAGAAAGATGAGCTATATTTTTTTATACAAGATAATGGAAGGGCTATTGAGAATAAAAATGTTTTATTTGAGCCATTTGAAACGACGAAATTTAAGGGAAATGGCTTAGGGTTAGCATTAAGCTTACAGATTGTTGAAGCGCATGGAGGGTATATTGAGCTATTTGATGAAGAAAAAAAGATTTTTAAGATTATGATTAAACAATAAGGCTTTTTATTATAAATACTTAAAAATCTGTTAGAATCAAAAACATTTAAACGAATTTGAGGAGTAGCTGATGAGTGATTATATAAAGTCTATTATCGAAAGAGTAAAAAGAGAAAATCCTAATGAGCTAGAGTTTCATCAAGCGGTACAAGAAGTTGTCACATCCTTAAGACCCATATTAGAGAAAGAAAAAAAATATAAAGATTATGCAATTTTAGAGCGTTTGATTGTGCCAGATCGAGAAATTGGATTTCGTGTGACCTGGGTGGATGATCAAGGAAGAGTACAGGTAAATCGGGGCTATAGAGTTGAATTTAATAATGCAATTGGACCTTATAAGGGGGGGTTAAGATTTCATTCTAGCGTAAAACAGGGGATTGTAAAATTTCTAGGCTTTGAACAAGTATTTAAAAATTCTTTAACAACGCTTGCTATGGGAGGTGGAAAAGGTGGAAGCGATTTTGATCCTAAGGGAAAAAGCGATGGAGAAATTATGCGATTTTGTCAATCTTTTATGAATGAGCTTTATAGGCATATTGGTGCACATACAGATGTTCCTGCAGGAGATATTGGTGTTGGGGGTAGAGAAATTGGGTTTTTGTTTGGACAATATAGAAAACTTACCAATCGTTTTGATGGTGTATTTACAGGAAAAGGGTTAGATTGGGGCGGAAGTTTGGTAAGGCCTGAGGCAACAGGTTATGGTGCAGTATATTTTGCAGAAGAAATGCTAAAGGCTAGGGGTGAGGGCTTAGAAGGTAAAATATGTGCAGTTTCGGGAAGTGGAAATGTGGCAATTTATACGATAGAAAAACTTTATCATTTAGGGGCTAAACCTGTTACTGCGAGTGATTCTAGAGGTATGGTTTATGATTCTGAGGGGATTGATTTAGAACTTCTTAAGGAGATAAAAGAACAAAAGCGCATGAGTTTAGAGGAATATAAGAGAGTAAAACAAAGTGTACAATATATCCCTGTAGAAGAATATAAGCAAGGCACGCATGCAGTTTGGAGTTTTCCGTGCTTTGCAGCTTTTCCAAGCGCTACAGAAAATGAGTTAAATTTAGAAGATGCAAAAATGTTGCTTGCAAATGGTTGTAAATGTGTGAGCGAAGGGGCAAATATGCCATCAACATTAGAAGCAATGGATTTATTTTTGCGTTCTAAAATTTGCTATGGACCTGGCAAGGCAGCAAATGCAGGGGGTGTTGCAGTGAGTGGTTTGGAAATGTCACAAAATGCAAGTATGCATAGATGGGATTTTCAAAAAGTGGATCAAAAACTTCGCAGTATTATGGAAAATATCTTTATAAATTCTTCAAAAACTGCAGAGGAGTTTGGTGACCCTACAAATTTGGTGATGGGAGCAAATATAGCAGGATTTAGAAAAGTTGCTAATGCAATGATTGATCAAGGTGTGATTTAAAAAAATGGATTTTTCATTTATTGTTACGCATGTTCCATTATTTTTGAAAGCATTGTTGCTTACATTAAAGATTTCTTTTTTTGGAATTTTAGGGGCAATTATGCTTGGATTACTGGTTAGTTTTATAGTTTTTTATAGGGTGAAATATTTTTATGGTCTTGCAAAATTTTACATTGAGCTTTCGCGAAACACTCCATTACTAATTCATCTCTTTTTTTTGTACTACGGATTGGCACAGGTAGGTATTAAAATCGAAGCTTATTATTGTGCGATTATTGGATTGATTTTTTTGGGTGGCAGTTATATGGCAGAAAGTTTTAGAATTGGTTTGGAAGCCGTATCTAAAATACAAATAGAAAGTGCTAAAGCATTGGGGTTAAGTACAAGGCAGATTCTAACTTTTGTTATTTTTCCTCAATCCTTGCTTTATACGTTACCATCTTTGGGGGCTAATGTGATTTTTTTGTTGAAAGAGACTTCTGTGGTGAGCGCAATTGCATTGGCAGATATTGTTTTTGTGACAAAGGATTTGATTGGTACTTATTATAAAACTACAGAGACATTGCTAGTTTTAATTATTATTTATTTAGTGGTCTTATTGCCACTTTCTTTATTGTTTTTTTGGTTTGAAAAAAGATATAAAAGGATTTTATAGTGGAGGTTTTGTGGGATTTTAATGTGTGGCTTCGCCTTTTTGAGGGGGTGAAAAATACACTATATATTTCATTTATTGCAATTTTTATTTCTATTGTTGGAGGTTTTTTACTTGGTTTGTTTATGCAGAGTAAATGGGTATTGATAAGAGGGGTTTGTCGTTTATATCTAGAAGCTATTAGAATCATACCTCTTATTGCATGGCTATTTGTTGTGTATTTTGGTCTTGCACAATATTTTAGTTTAGGGGCATTGCAATCAAGTATTTTGGTTTTTAGTTTGTGGGGGATTGCAGAAGCAGGGGACCTGGTAAGAGGTGCAATGAGTGCAGTTCCAGTACATCAGACAGAGAGTGCTAGGGCATTGGGATTAGATGCAATGCAGATAAAAATTTTTATTGTGATTCCACAGGCAGTTTTGCAGCTGTTGCCCTCAAGTCTTAATCTTTTTACACGTATGATTAAAACTACAGCATTGGTGTCTTTAATTGGTGTAGTGGATTTGTTGAAAGTAGGGCAGCAGATTATTGAGACAAAAAGTTTAGAATCCCCTATGATAAGTTTTTGGATTTATGGATTAATTTTTGTGATTTATTTTTTATTGTGCTATTGCCTTTCTTTTTTAGGTGAGCAATTAGAAAAACGAATAAAAAATTAGGATGGAAATATGTCAATAATTTTGGAGACAAGAAATTTAAAAAAAGTTTATGCAAATCATAATGTTGTGTTAGATGGCATTAATGTACAGGTAAAAAAAGGTGAAGTAGTTGTTATTTTGGGACCTAGCGGATGTGGGAAAAGTACTTTTTTGAGATGTCTGAACGGGCTTGAAGATATTCAAGGTGGTGAAATTTTGCTAAATCAAAAAGTTTTGAATTTACAAAAAGATTGGCATGATGTGCGTCAAAAGGTTGGTATGGTTTTTCAAAATTATGAGCTTTTTCCTCATATGAATGTTTTGGAAAATATTTTATTGGCCCCCTTAAAGGTGCAAAAAAGAAAACGAAGTGAGGTTCAGGAAAAGGCTGTGGAAATCTTAGCACGCATGGGACTAAAAGATAG encodes:
- a CDS encoding sensor histidine kinase; the encoded protein is MKQKIGEEESVISNELLNSFDAKDKQELLDLLNEFILQSYRIEKEFKDYKSLYEGVIEIMPQAIWVFNDNGSIFYRNTQAKQLQEILANLSDFPQEIDYKKKTYLVQGNVLENKQIITATDITVQKRQERLAAMGQISAHLAHEIRNPIGSISLLAATLLKKVDTATKPIIFELQKSLYRVERQIKATLLFSRGLNITRENYYLMDLQQELMMIVDQYTYTKEIFVRYDFIDSMVNFDFDLMGIVLQNFIYNAIDAIEDGDCESGKIKIWTEKKKDELYFFIQDNGRAIENKNVLFEPFETTKFKGNGLGLALSLQIVEAHGGYIELFDEEKKIFKIMIKQ
- the gdhA gene encoding NADP-specific glutamate dehydrogenase — its product is MSDYIKSIIERVKRENPNELEFHQAVQEVVTSLRPILEKEKKYKDYAILERLIVPDREIGFRVTWVDDQGRVQVNRGYRVEFNNAIGPYKGGLRFHSSVKQGIVKFLGFEQVFKNSLTTLAMGGGKGGSDFDPKGKSDGEIMRFCQSFMNELYRHIGAHTDVPAGDIGVGGREIGFLFGQYRKLTNRFDGVFTGKGLDWGGSLVRPEATGYGAVYFAEEMLKARGEGLEGKICAVSGSGNVAIYTIEKLYHLGAKPVTASDSRGMVYDSEGIDLELLKEIKEQKRMSLEEYKRVKQSVQYIPVEEYKQGTHAVWSFPCFAAFPSATENELNLEDAKMLLANGCKCVSEGANMPSTLEAMDLFLRSKICYGPGKAANAGGVAVSGLEMSQNASMHRWDFQKVDQKLRSIMENIFINSSKTAEEFGDPTNLVMGANIAGFRKVANAMIDQGVI
- a CDS encoding flagellar basal body P-ring protein FlgI → MKKIILMVLSIFCLFGEKIGDIANIVGVRDNRLIGYGLVIGLNGTGDKTSSKFTMQSVANMLESMNIKVSPEDIKSKNVAAVMITATLPPFARQGDKLDIQIASIGDAKSIEGGTLVLTPLSAVDGNIYAVAQGNVTLGSSENMLSGVISNGATVEKEVVFDLYNKNGLTLSLKQTNFQNAIKVQNILNKTFGEGLAKAIDPRTIKVLKPGGMSIIEFLALVQEINIDYTNREKIIIDEKSGTIVAGVDIIVHPVVVSSGDLTIKVTKEYLDEKDSQKIDNDTLLNPNYNLISANGKPTTISSVVRALQKMGVKPKTMISILGAMKQSGAISAEIEVL
- a CDS encoding amino acid ABC transporter permease is translated as MDFSFIVTHVPLFLKALLLTLKISFFGILGAIMLGLLVSFIVFYRVKYFYGLAKFYIELSRNTPLLIHLFFLYYGLAQVGIKIEAYYCAIIGLIFLGGSYMAESFRIGLEAVSKIQIESAKALGLSTRQILTFVIFPQSLLYTLPSLGANVIFLLKETSVVSAIALADIVFVTKDLIGTYYKTTETLLVLIIIYLVVLLPLSLLFFWFEKRYKRIL
- a CDS encoding amino acid ABC transporter ATP-binding protein translates to MSIILETRNLKKVYANHNVVLDGINVQVKKGEVVVILGPSGCGKSTFLRCLNGLEDIQGGEILLNQKVLNLQKDWHDVRQKVGMVFQNYELFPHMNVLENILLAPLKVQKRKRSEVQEKAVEILARMGLKDRLYAMPKQLSGGQKQRVAIARALCTNPEILLLDEITASLDPEMVKEVLDIVLELAKEGMTMIIVTHEIKFASLIADRILFFEGGRVLADMAPDDFFSQKENERIKRFLNIFDFQ
- a CDS encoding amino acid ABC transporter permease, yielding MEVLWDFNVWLRLFEGVKNTLYISFIAIFISIVGGFLLGLFMQSKWVLIRGVCRLYLEAIRIIPLIAWLFVVYFGLAQYFSLGALQSSILVFSLWGIAEAGDLVRGAMSAVPVHQTESARALGLDAMQIKIFIVIPQAVLQLLPSSLNLFTRMIKTTALVSLIGVVDLLKVGQQIIETKSLESPMISFWIYGLIFVIYFLLCYCLSFLGEQLEKRIKN
- a CDS encoding Rod binding protein, whose product is MASVVNKNLKPNLNASDEKLKEQTDAFESLILKTLLDTALKLENPLYPKEAGNEIYQSMYKDTLANNLSGSFGYSQLLFDFLKEQQAGKR